From Longimicrobium sp., a single genomic window includes:
- a CDS encoding ABC transporter ATP-binding protein, whose amino-acid sequence MIRLRNVEKSFPAGAAKTYVLRNVSLDVAPGEFVSVTGPSGAGKSTLLAILGMFDAAWSGEYWFSGEPVHAMKPKERAALGRRHIGFVFQQYHLLDDLTVAENLEVPLSYRDVPRKERAARVGDTLDRFQMVGKKDLYPNQLSGGQQQLVGIARAIIAEPSLILADEPTGNLHSSQGREIMDLFRELNRAGTTIIQVTHSEANAAAGDRVIELADGWVVGEKAAA is encoded by the coding sequence ATGATCCGCCTCCGAAACGTCGAGAAGTCCTTCCCCGCGGGTGCGGCGAAGACGTACGTCCTTCGCAACGTGAGCCTGGACGTCGCTCCCGGCGAGTTCGTCTCGGTGACGGGCCCGTCGGGCGCCGGCAAGTCCACCCTCCTCGCCATTCTGGGGATGTTCGACGCGGCGTGGAGCGGCGAGTACTGGTTCAGCGGCGAGCCGGTGCACGCCATGAAGCCCAAGGAGCGCGCGGCGCTCGGACGGCGCCACATCGGCTTCGTCTTCCAGCAGTACCACCTCCTGGACGACCTCACCGTCGCCGAGAACCTGGAGGTCCCCCTCTCGTACCGCGACGTGCCGCGCAAGGAGCGGGCGGCGCGCGTGGGCGACACGCTGGACCGCTTCCAGATGGTCGGCAAAAAGGACCTGTACCCGAACCAGCTTTCCGGCGGGCAGCAGCAGCTCGTAGGAATCGCGCGCGCCATCATCGCCGAGCCGTCGCTGATCCTGGCGGACGAGCCCACGGGCAACCTGCACTCGTCGCAGGGCCGCGAGATCATGGACCTCTTTCGCGAGCTGAACCGCGCCGGGACTACCATCATCCAGGTGACGCACTCCGAGGCGAATGCGGCTGCCGGCGACCGGGTGATCGAGCTGGCGGATGGGTGGGTGGTGGGGGAGAAAGCGGCGGCATGA